A stretch of Dysidea avara chromosome 5, odDysAvar1.4, whole genome shotgun sequence DNA encodes these proteins:
- the LOC136255276 gene encoding THAP domain-containing protein 11-like, translating into MEAANGTKSAVATEETRPVHKPKPRGRYTCCVPGCYSNSKKDMTFSFHKIPKDEPYRTKWINAIKRKEFTPGEHHRMCSVHFRNGKKIGTTDVPVLFPLLPTPSFRKPPTARQAPAKKHKASSQLIATTSYSSSTSTLADSDTTETLTSESIIQKLQQEIADLKAEKSSLLMNYLLFCTDFVAIH; encoded by the coding sequence ATGGAAGCTGCTAATGGGACAAAATCTGCCGTGGCCACAGAAGAAACTCGACCAGTCCATAAACCAAAACCTAGGGGCAGATATACGTGCTGTGTTCCTGGCTGCTACTCAAATTCTAAAAAGGATATGACGTTTTCTTTCCATAAGATTCCTAAAGATGAACCATACAGAACGAAGTGGATCAATGCTATAAAGAGGAAAGAGTTTACTCCAGGTGAACACCACCGCATGTGCTCTGTACACTTTAGAAATGGAAAGAAAATTGGTACGACCGATGTTCCAGTGTTATTTCCTTTACTACCCACACCTTCTTTTAGAAAACCTCCCACAGCACGACAAGCTCCAGCCAAAAAGCATAAAGCAAGCTCCCAGTTAATAGCCACTACAAGTTATAGTAGTAGTACCTCAACACTGGCAGATTCTGACACCACTGAAACCTTGACATCTGAATCCATTATTCAAAAGCTTCAACAAGAGATTGCTGACCTTAAGGCTGAAAAGTCCAGCCTATTGATGAATTATTTATTGTTCTGTACCGACTTCGTTGCAATCCATTAG